A genomic window from Serratia liquefaciens includes:
- a CDS encoding RpoE-regulated lipoprotein yields MNVRPLLLGLPLLLTGCSTMSNFSWSSLSPLNWFGSSLEVSAKGVGDLNAGTPMSESAINDGLNGDYRLRGGMATSQGKIVSYYQAMDGNDVKLVITGEPKGHVQRVDVMDSKVATEWGSKLGTPFSDLYSKAFGACKPADGDDAGKVECVAQQSKYVTYIFDGKWAGPQDIIPPDDTLKSWTVSKIIWHAKPQ; encoded by the coding sequence ATGAATGTTCGCCCACTGTTGTTAGGGCTTCCGCTGTTACTGACCGGCTGTTCGACGATGTCCAATTTCTCTTGGTCCAGCCTGTCGCCACTTAACTGGTTTGGCAGCAGCCTCGAAGTCAGCGCCAAGGGCGTTGGCGATCTCAACGCCGGTACCCCGATGTCGGAAAGCGCCATTAACGACGGGCTGAACGGCGATTACCGCCTGCGCGGTGGCATGGCCACCAGCCAGGGCAAGATAGTTTCCTACTATCAGGCGATGGACGGCAACGACGTGAAGCTGGTGATCACCGGGGAACCTAAAGGTCACGTGCAGCGCGTGGACGTGATGGACAGCAAAGTCGCGACCGAGTGGGGCAGCAAACTCGGCACGCCGTTCAGTGATCTGTACAGCAAGGCGTTCGGTGCCTGTAAACCGGCCGACGGCGACGATGCCGGCAAGGTCGAGTGCGTCGCGCAGCAGAGCAAGTACGTCACCTATATCTTCGACGGCAAGTGGGCCGGACCACAAGACATCATCCCACCGGATGACACGCTGAAAAGCTGGACGGTCAGCAAGATCATCTGGCACGCCAAGCCGCAATAA
- a CDS encoding DUF2919 domain-containing protein translates to MKPLPSRFSPDDYDQHGALRLPLWFWGVLILQARTWILFVMAGVSRQQGEGLLSLFYPDTQWFWYGIVLGLPAALAFLIAPRRHQWPRLWRAWRWVLMASLLAALGGSLFSLWQQDDNPSALDIVLALLDALALAYLSLSARLKACFVVQDEVG, encoded by the coding sequence TTGAAGCCACTTCCATCCCGTTTTTCCCCCGACGATTACGATCAGCACGGTGCGTTGCGTTTGCCGCTGTGGTTTTGGGGCGTACTGATTTTACAGGCCCGTACCTGGATCCTGTTTGTGATGGCCGGGGTTTCGCGCCAGCAGGGGGAAGGCCTGCTGTCGCTGTTTTACCCGGACACCCAATGGTTCTGGTATGGCATCGTGCTGGGGTTGCCGGCGGCGTTGGCATTTTTGATTGCTCCGCGTCGTCACCAGTGGCCAAGGCTATGGCGTGCCTGGCGCTGGGTATTGATGGCTTCACTGCTGGCGGCGTTGGGCGGCTCGCTGTTTAGCCTGTGGCAGCAAGACGACAATCCTTCGGCGTTGGACATCGTGCTGGCGTTGCTTGATGCGTTGGCGCTGGCTTACCTGTCGTTGAGTGCGCGCCTTAAGGCTTGTTTCGTTGTACAGGATGAGGTGGGTTAA
- the hemF gene encoding oxygen-dependent coproporphyrinogen oxidase: MSLSTIAEVKSFLLALQDRICTQLAQADGGAVFNEDRWTREEGGGGRSRVLTDGAVFEQAGVNFSHVSGATLPASATAHRPELAGRSFQAMGVSLVIHPRSPYIPTSHANVRFFIAEKPGEEPVWWFGGGFDLTPFYGFKEDAIHWHRTAEQLCAPFGEQVYPKYKKWCDDYFFIKHRNEARGIGGLFFDDLNTPDFASCFAFTQAVGKGFLEAYLPIVEKRKALSWGDNERQFQLYRRGRYVEFNLVWDRGTLFGLQTGGRTESILMSMPPLVRWEYNYQPAEDSPEAALYRDFLPVRDWLKEPE, from the coding sequence ATGAGTTTATCGACCATCGCAGAAGTAAAATCCTTCCTGCTGGCACTGCAGGACCGCATCTGCACGCAGCTGGCTCAGGCCGACGGCGGCGCCGTTTTCAACGAGGACCGCTGGACGCGGGAAGAAGGCGGCGGTGGCCGCAGCCGGGTATTGACCGACGGCGCGGTGTTCGAACAAGCGGGCGTCAACTTCTCACACGTCTCCGGTGCCACCCTGCCCGCCTCCGCTACCGCGCACCGTCCCGAGTTGGCCGGCCGCAGCTTCCAGGCGATGGGCGTGTCGTTGGTGATCCATCCGCGCAGCCCTTATATCCCGACCAGCCACGCCAACGTGCGTTTCTTCATTGCGGAAAAGCCGGGCGAAGAGCCGGTGTGGTGGTTTGGCGGCGGCTTTGATCTGACCCCCTTCTACGGCTTTAAAGAAGATGCCATTCACTGGCACCGCACCGCCGAGCAGCTGTGCGCCCCCTTCGGCGAGCAGGTGTATCCCAAATACAAAAAGTGGTGCGATGACTATTTCTTTATCAAGCACCGCAATGAAGCACGCGGCATCGGCGGCCTGTTCTTTGACGATCTCAACACCCCCGACTTCGCCAGCTGTTTCGCGTTTACCCAGGCGGTGGGCAAAGGCTTCCTCGAAGCTTATTTGCCGATCGTGGAAAAACGCAAGGCGCTGAGTTGGGGCGATAACGAACGTCAGTTCCAGCTGTATCGTCGTGGTCGTTACGTCGAGTTCAATTTAGTCTGGGACCGCGGCACGCTGTTCGGTCTGCAAACCGGCGGGCGCACCGAATCCATCCTGATGTCGATGCCGCCGCTGGTACGCTGGGAATACAATTATCAACCGGCGGAAGACAGCCCGGAAGCGGCGTTGTACCGTGACTTCCTGCCGGTGCGCGATTGGTTGAAGGAGCCGGAATAA
- a CDS encoding YaiI/YqxD family protein, translating to MQIWVDADACPNVIKEVLFRAADRTAMSVTLVANQPLRTPPSSHIHTLQVAAGFDVADNEIVRRCEKGDLVITADIPLAAEVIEKGAVALNPRGERYTPDTIRERLNMRDFMDTLRSSGIQTGGPNTLNQRDRQQFANELDKWLQQAKRAQ from the coding sequence ATGCAGATTTGGGTCGATGCGGACGCCTGTCCCAACGTGATCAAAGAAGTGCTGTTTCGCGCGGCGGATCGTACCGCCATGTCGGTAACGCTGGTCGCCAACCAACCGCTGAGGACGCCGCCCTCCAGCCATATTCACACCCTGCAGGTGGCGGCCGGTTTTGACGTGGCGGATAACGAAATCGTGCGCCGCTGCGAGAAAGGCGATCTGGTGATCACCGCCGATATTCCGCTGGCCGCCGAAGTGATCGAAAAAGGCGCGGTGGCGCTGAACCCTCGCGGTGAACGCTATACGCCGGACACCATTCGTGAACGCCTGAACATGCGCGACTTTATGGACACCCTGCGCTCCAGCGGTATCCAGACCGGCGGCCCGAATACGCTGAACCAGCGCGACCGTCAGCAGTTCGCCAACGAGCTGGACAAGTGGTTGCAGCAGGCAAAACGGGCGCAGTGA
- a CDS encoding TonB-dependent receptor domain-containing protein: protein MKIKLLVSLIGAGIALIGTATAAQDGADNGNGKVVFSPLNVSAATESDRSEKEALEKPGAFSSRGENKNLESVDSILRSMPGTYTQIDPGQGSVSVNIRGMSGFGRVNTMVDGITQNYYGSSPSDAAHGGLPTSQFGALIDPNFIVGVDVARGNATGSAGVNALAGSANFRTLGVDDVVFSDNPFGVRTKFSVGNNGIGRSGMIAVGGKTSAFGEGGSLGAMAAISGSSITSNYKNGSGFDSEEFNVDKTYRQNPKSQLFKVDIKPDAFNSIELSARTYQNKITRRHIDSNDFYIKYHYAPFSELIDFNLTASTSRGEQNFMSDNMAGFSDSKAKNISDALDVNNTSRFSLQEVDFAFSYGGKLIRNEYKKHASGLVTDDNQAESSPVGIAGKQNIASLYSGLQLNYGIWQSNFDLNYSSYDISGYKPACDDRVACFPQGASNINLKEHGFNPSVLLSAQVTPWLQPFVSYSKSMRGPNIQEVFFANSGGQSMNPFLKGETAETYQAGFNANAHDLLFKQDSFQLKAVYFESKIKNYISSQSYMVCSNRQKCNRSQATQEEWDNADVNVSMTMYSNAYEPVRTRGVEVEAMYDAGFAYTKLSLSKEHTSQPTNQASNVFGAGDVTELPEMYFTLDSGVRLLDEKLTLGGLIKYTGKAVRLSPDSNVDENEQLLKEPAPHIPTIIDLYSTYQFNRNLLLKFSVQNLMDKDYSDALNKMNSLPSQSRDFSPTNTARGRTYIFGGEVRF, encoded by the coding sequence ATGAAAATTAAATTACTGGTAAGCCTGATCGGGGCGGGAATAGCGCTGATCGGGACGGCGACGGCTGCGCAGGATGGGGCGGACAATGGCAACGGCAAAGTGGTGTTTAGCCCGTTGAACGTTTCTGCCGCGACGGAAAGCGACCGTAGCGAAAAGGAGGCGTTGGAAAAACCCGGTGCCTTCAGCTCACGAGGGGAAAATAAGAACCTCGAATCGGTAGACAGCATTTTGCGCAGCATGCCGGGCACCTATACCCAAATCGATCCGGGCCAGGGATCGGTTAGCGTCAATATTCGCGGCATGAGCGGTTTTGGCCGGGTTAATACCATGGTGGATGGCATTACCCAGAACTACTACGGCAGTTCGCCGAGCGATGCAGCACACGGCGGTTTACCCACCAGCCAGTTTGGTGCACTGATCGATCCCAATTTTATCGTCGGTGTTGATGTAGCGCGTGGGAATGCAACAGGCTCCGCCGGAGTGAATGCTTTGGCAGGCAGCGCCAACTTCCGCACCCTGGGTGTGGATGACGTGGTGTTTTCGGATAATCCCTTTGGCGTGCGCACCAAATTTTCCGTCGGCAATAACGGCATCGGCCGCAGCGGCATGATTGCCGTGGGCGGGAAAACCAGCGCCTTTGGCGAAGGCGGCAGCCTGGGGGCAATGGCGGCCATCAGCGGCAGTTCCATCACGTCTAATTACAAGAACGGTTCGGGTTTTGACAGCGAAGAATTCAACGTTGATAAAACCTACCGACAGAACCCTAAATCCCAGTTATTCAAAGTCGATATTAAGCCAGACGCTTTTAATAGTATCGAACTGTCGGCCAGGACCTACCAGAATAAAATAACCCGCCGTCATATCGACAGTAATGACTTCTATATTAAATATCACTATGCGCCTTTCTCCGAGCTGATTGATTTTAACCTGACAGCCAGTACCAGCCGGGGTGAGCAGAATTTTATGTCTGATAATATGGCAGGGTTTAGCGACAGCAAGGCGAAAAATATCTCGGACGCGCTGGACGTCAATAACACCAGCCGTTTCAGCCTGCAGGAGGTCGATTTTGCCTTCAGCTATGGTGGCAAGCTGATTCGTAACGAATATAAGAAGCACGCTTCCGGGCTGGTGACCGATGATAACCAGGCCGAAAGTTCTCCGGTGGGGATCGCGGGTAAACAAAATATCGCCAGCCTTTACAGTGGGCTGCAGCTTAACTACGGCATCTGGCAGAGCAACTTTGATCTGAACTACAGCTCCTATGACATTTCCGGCTATAAACCGGCCTGTGATGATCGCGTGGCCTGCTTCCCGCAGGGGGCCAGCAATATCAATTTGAAAGAGCACGGTTTTAATCCGTCGGTGCTGTTGTCGGCGCAGGTGACGCCATGGTTGCAGCCGTTTGTCAGCTACAGCAAGTCGATGCGCGGGCCGAATATTCAGGAGGTGTTCTTCGCCAACAGCGGCGGGCAGTCGATGAACCCGTTCCTGAAGGGCGAAACCGCCGAAACCTACCAGGCCGGCTTCAACGCCAATGCTCATGACCTGCTGTTCAAGCAGGACAGCTTCCAACTGAAGGCGGTGTATTTTGAATCAAAGATCAAAAATTACATTTCCAGCCAGAGTTACATGGTGTGCAGCAATCGCCAGAAGTGCAACCGATCCCAGGCGACGCAGGAAGAGTGGGATAACGCCGATGTGAATGTCAGTATGACCATGTACAGCAATGCTTATGAGCCGGTCAGAACACGCGGGGTGGAAGTGGAGGCAATGTATGACGCCGGTTTTGCCTACACCAAACTCTCTCTGAGCAAAGAGCACACCAGCCAACCCACCAATCAGGCCAGCAATGTGTTTGGCGCGGGGGATGTCACCGAACTCCCGGAGATGTATTTCACGCTGGACAGCGGGGTGCGTCTGTTGGATGAAAAGCTGACGTTGGGCGGGCTGATAAAGTACACCGGCAAAGCGGTACGTCTTTCACCTGATTCGAACGTCGACGAAAATGAGCAATTGTTGAAAGAGCCTGCGCCGCATATCCCGACGATTATCGATCTGTACAGCACCTATCAGTTCAACCGTAATCTGCTGTTGAAATTCAGCGTGCAGAACCTGATGGACAAAGACTATTCCGATGCGTTGAACAAGATGAATTCCCTGCCATCGCAGTCTAGAGACTTCTCACCGACCAACACCGCCCGCGGCCGAACCTATATCTTCGGCGGGGAGGTGCGATTCTAA
- the amiA gene encoding N-acetylmuramoyl-L-alanine amidase AmiA: MKKQVNPFLNFKPLSVSPTRRQLLLSGLALVLLGSKSQTAQAETGGMLRKQHAKTAPKPSGSKRLVMIDPGHGGIDSGAVGREGSQEKHVVLEIANHVRRILHEQEHVEVRLTREEDEFIPLFQRVEIAHQHQADLFISIHADGFTSPEASGASVFALSNRGASSAMARYLSNRENAADDVAGGKYKNQDNYLQQVLFDLVQTDTINNSLTLGRHVLGQIRPVHHLHSNSTEQAAFAVLKSPSIPSVLVETSFITNPAEERLLGTTAFREKIARAIADGVISFFSYYDSHQRKPG; encoded by the coding sequence ATGAAAAAGCAGGTTAATCCCTTCCTCAATTTTAAACCGCTCTCCGTTTCCCCCACGCGGCGCCAATTACTGCTCTCAGGCCTGGCGCTGGTGCTGCTCGGCAGCAAAAGCCAAACGGCCCAGGCCGAAACCGGCGGCATGCTGCGCAAACAACACGCTAAAACCGCCCCCAAACCCAGCGGCAGCAAAAGGCTGGTGATGATCGATCCCGGTCACGGCGGTATCGATTCGGGCGCCGTCGGCAGAGAAGGTTCTCAGGAAAAACACGTGGTGCTGGAGATTGCCAACCACGTGCGTCGCATTCTGCACGAGCAGGAACACGTTGAAGTGCGCCTGACGCGGGAAGAAGACGAATTTATCCCCCTGTTTCAGCGGGTAGAGATTGCCCACCAGCATCAGGCCGACCTGTTTATCTCTATCCATGCCGACGGCTTTACCAGCCCGGAAGCCTCCGGCGCCTCAGTGTTTGCCCTGTCCAATCGCGGTGCCAGCAGCGCCATGGCGCGTTATCTGTCCAATCGCGAAAATGCCGCCGATGACGTGGCCGGCGGCAAATACAAAAACCAGGACAACTATCTGCAGCAGGTGCTGTTCGACCTGGTGCAAACCGATACCATCAACAACAGCCTGACGCTCGGCCGCCACGTGCTCGGCCAGATCCGTCCGGTGCATCACCTGCACAGCAACAGCACCGAACAAGCGGCATTCGCGGTGCTGAAATCCCCGTCGATTCCATCGGTACTGGTCGAAACCTCATTCATCACCAATCCGGCGGAAGAACGCCTGCTTGGCACCACCGCATTCCGCGAGAAAATCGCCCGCGCCATCGCCGACGGCGTGATCAGTTTCTTCAGCTATTACGATTCACACCAACGAAAACCCGGCTGA
- a CDS encoding Dyp-type peroxidase, with amino-acid sequence MTQVQSGILLEHCRFAIFMEATVQGEFADLRQGCKQFCQTLTELQQQFPDAHLGAVIAFGYDVWHDLSSGQGAKELKPFTPLGKGLAPATQRDLLIHIQSLRHDVNFTLAQAALAAFGNAIKIEEETHGFRWVEERDLSGFIDGTENPQGDKRPEVAVIAEGEEDAGGSYVLVQRYEHNLRQWQRFTTEQQEQIIGRTKHDSEELPPEQRPETSHVSRVDLKEDGKGLKILRQSLPYGTASGKHGLFFIAYCARLHNIEKQLLSMFGDLDGKRDAMLRFSRAVTGSYYFAPSLTRLLSL; translated from the coding sequence ATGACCCAGGTTCAGAGCGGTATTTTACTGGAACACTGCCGCTTCGCCATTTTTATGGAAGCCACCGTGCAGGGCGAATTCGCCGATTTACGTCAGGGCTGCAAGCAGTTCTGCCAGACGTTGACCGAGCTGCAACAGCAGTTTCCCGATGCGCATTTGGGCGCGGTGATCGCCTTTGGCTATGACGTCTGGCACGACCTGTCCAGCGGGCAGGGCGCTAAAGAGCTGAAGCCATTCACCCCGCTGGGCAAAGGGCTGGCCCCGGCCACCCAGCGCGATCTGCTGATCCACATCCAATCCCTGCGTCATGACGTTAACTTTACGCTGGCTCAGGCGGCGCTGGCAGCGTTCGGCAACGCCATCAAAATTGAAGAAGAGACCCACGGCTTCCGCTGGGTGGAAGAGCGCGATCTGAGCGGCTTTATCGACGGCACTGAAAATCCGCAGGGCGACAAACGTCCTGAAGTGGCGGTCATCGCCGAAGGTGAAGAAGACGCAGGCGGCAGCTATGTGCTGGTGCAGCGTTACGAACACAACCTGCGCCAGTGGCAGCGTTTCACCACCGAGCAGCAGGAGCAGATTATCGGCCGTACCAAGCACGACAGCGAAGAGTTGCCGCCGGAGCAGCGTCCGGAAACCTCGCATGTCAGCCGTGTCGATCTGAAAGAAGACGGCAAAGGCCTGAAGATCCTGCGTCAGAGCCTGCCTTACGGTACCGCCAGCGGTAAACACGGGCTGTTCTTCATCGCTTATTGCGCCCGCCTGCACAACATCGAAAAACAGCTGCTGAGCATGTTTGGCGATCTGGACGGCAAACGTGATGCGATGCTGCGTTTCAGCCGTGCGGTGACCGGCAGCTATTACTTTGCGCCTTCGCTGACGCGCCTGCTGTCGCTTTAA
- a CDS encoding sulfate ABC transporter substrate-binding protein produces MKQTRVKNFMLKGWLAAALLASGTVSAAELLNSSYDVSRELFTALNPGFEQQWNQQHPGDKLTIKQSHAGSSKQALAILQGLRADVVTYNQVTDVQILHDRGQLIPADWQARLPNNSSPFYSTMAFLVRKDNPKGIHSWNDLVRDDVKLVFPNPKTSGNGRYTYLAAWGAANQADGNDQAKTRAFMTRFLKNVLVFDTGGRGATTTFVERGLGDVLISFESEVNNIRKQYGEDKYQVIVPPVDILAEFPVAWVDKNVERNGTEQAAKDYLNYLYSPAAQQVITSFYYRVYDKQAMAAAKGQFPQTKLFRVEDQFGGWPQVMKTHFSTGGELDQLLAAGHK; encoded by the coding sequence ATGAAACAAACACGGGTTAAAAATTTCATGCTGAAAGGATGGTTGGCGGCGGCGCTGTTAGCCAGCGGTACCGTTTCGGCCGCTGAACTGCTGAACAGCTCCTATGACGTTTCCCGTGAATTGTTTACCGCGTTGAACCCGGGTTTTGAACAGCAGTGGAACCAGCAGCATCCGGGCGACAAGCTGACCATCAAACAATCTCACGCCGGCTCTTCCAAGCAGGCGCTGGCGATATTACAGGGGTTACGTGCCGACGTAGTGACCTACAACCAGGTGACCGACGTGCAGATCCTGCACGATCGCGGCCAACTGATCCCGGCGGACTGGCAGGCTCGTTTACCGAACAACAGCTCACCTTTCTATTCCACCATGGCTTTCCTGGTGCGCAAGGACAACCCAAAAGGCATCCATAGCTGGAACGATTTGGTGCGCGACGATGTGAAGCTGGTGTTCCCGAACCCGAAAACCTCCGGCAACGGCCGTTATACCTATCTGGCTGCCTGGGGAGCCGCCAACCAGGCTGACGGCAACGATCAGGCCAAAACCCGCGCCTTTATGACCCGTTTCCTGAAAAACGTGCTGGTGTTTGACACCGGCGGTCGCGGGGCGACCACCACTTTTGTGGAACGTGGCTTGGGTGACGTGCTGATCAGTTTTGAGTCGGAAGTGAACAATATCCGCAAGCAGTATGGCGAGGACAAGTATCAGGTGATCGTACCGCCGGTCGATATTCTGGCGGAGTTCCCGGTCGCCTGGGTCGACAAAAACGTGGAAAGAAACGGCACTGAACAGGCCGCCAAAGATTATTTGAATTACCTCTACAGCCCGGCTGCGCAGCAGGTGATCACCAGCTTCTACTATCGCGTGTATGACAAGCAGGCGATGGCGGCCGCGAAGGGCCAATTCCCACAGACCAAACTGTTCCGTGTAGAAGATCAGTTTGGTGGCTGGCCGCAGGTGATGAAGACGCATTTCTCTACCGGTGGCGAGTTGGATCAACTGTTAGCGGCAGGGCATAAGTAA
- a CDS encoding GNAT family acetyltransferase, whose amino-acid sequence MEIRVFRQDDFEEVITLWERCDLLRPWNDPEMDIERKLNHDPDLFLVAEVGGEVVGSVMGGYDGHRGSAYYLGVHPDYRGRGIANALISRLEKKLIARGCPKIQLMVREDNDTVIEMYEKLGYEIQSITSLGKRLIEDQEY is encoded by the coding sequence ATGGAAATTCGCGTATTTCGACAAGACGACTTTGAAGAAGTCATTACCCTGTGGGAGCGCTGCGATCTGCTGCGGCCGTGGAACGATCCCGAGATGGATATTGAGCGCAAACTGAATCACGATCCGGATCTGTTTCTGGTCGCGGAAGTGGGCGGGGAAGTCGTGGGATCGGTGATGGGGGGATACGACGGCCATCGTGGCTCGGCGTATTATCTCGGCGTGCATCCGGATTATCGCGGACGCGGTATCGCCAACGCGTTGATCAGCCGGTTAGAGAAAAAATTGATCGCACGCGGTTGCCCGAAGATCCAACTGATGGTGCGGGAAGATAACGACACGGTGATCGAGATGTACGAGAAACTCGGTTACGAGATCCAGAGCATCACCAGCCTGGGCAAGCGACTGATCGAAGATCAGGAATATTGA
- a CDS encoding YgiW/YdeI family stress tolerance OB fold protein, whose product MKKYTLAALIALCSAPVLAQQGGFLDPAAPQTHTQNAQQGGFSGPSAALTTVDKVKSMSDDTWVMLQGNIEQRVGDDTYTFRDASGTLTVEIDRKRWNGQTITPKDKVQLEGKVDKDWSSVEVDVKTIKKLP is encoded by the coding sequence ATGAAAAAATATACCCTGGCGGCATTAATTGCTCTGTGCAGCGCACCGGTTCTGGCTCAGCAAGGCGGGTTCCTCGATCCTGCGGCACCGCAAACGCACACCCAAAACGCTCAGCAAGGTGGATTCTCCGGCCCTAGCGCCGCGTTGACCACCGTAGACAAGGTCAAATCAATGAGTGATGACACCTGGGTGATGCTGCAAGGCAACATTGAACAACGCGTCGGTGACGACACCTATACCTTCCGCGACGCCAGCGGCACCCTGACGGTGGAGATCGACAGAAAACGCTGGAACGGTCAGACCATCACCCCGAAAGATAAAGTTCAGTTGGAAGGGAAAGTGGATAAGGACTGGAGCAGTGTGGAAGTCGATGTGAAAACCATCAAAAAACTGCCTTAA
- a CDS encoding S9 family peptidase: MKYPLLPGRCWRAATSVVISLSLMGQAVQAAPQAPSAEIIPKKLTAQGETRMDDYYWLRDDSRQNKKMLDYLTAENHYTEQMMQPYKKLRDTLYQEMLGRMSPEDRSVPYQLNGYRYQESYAVGKDFALYQRQALTADAPWQTLLDANQRAAGQAYYRVGGLEISQDNQRMAIAEDFQGRRQYRISLRNVDSEQWAPEVIENTSGDMVWANDGKTLFYIRNHPQTLLPYQVYRHQFGTPVADDKLVYQENDAAFYLSLAHSSSRDYVIITVSGNTTSEARLIDANQPLKAPVLFAARKNGHEYYLDHYRGEFYLRSNHQSPHFGLYHTAALDKPWQTLIAPQEKREVEGFTLFRDWLVVKERGDGLVQLRQISWDGKTQRSIPFDDASYMAWLGYNPDPDNQHLRYGYSAMTTPTSTYEWDLDKGTRTLLKQQEVKGVDPSQYHSERVWISARDGVKVPVSLVYNRAMFKPGHSPLLVYGYGAYGMSMDPAFSANRISLLDRGFVYALIHVRGGGELGQNWYQQGKLSHKPNTFSDFIDATQALIKQGYGQPGRIYAMGGSAGGLLMGAVINQAPQLYNAVVAQVPFVDVLTTMLDDSIPLTVGEYEEWGNPNQPEAYALMKSYSPYDNVRKQAYPNLLVTSGLYDSQVQYWEPAKWVAKLRRFKQGDSLLLLATDMTAGHGGKSGRLTRLENSALEYSFILAVDQKTRK; encoded by the coding sequence ATGAAATATCCACTTTTGCCGGGCCGTTGTTGGCGTGCGGCAACCTCTGTCGTGATTTCATTAAGCTTAATGGGCCAGGCCGTTCAGGCGGCACCGCAGGCTCCCAGTGCGGAAATCATCCCGAAAAAATTGACCGCCCAGGGTGAAACCCGGATGGATGATTACTATTGGCTACGCGACGACAGCCGCCAGAATAAAAAGATGCTGGATTATTTGACGGCGGAAAACCATTACACCGAACAGATGATGCAGCCGTACAAAAAACTGCGCGATACGCTGTACCAGGAAATGCTGGGCCGCATGAGCCCGGAAGATCGCTCGGTGCCTTATCAACTGAACGGCTACCGCTATCAGGAAAGCTATGCGGTGGGCAAGGATTTTGCTTTGTACCAGCGTCAGGCTCTTACCGCCGATGCACCATGGCAAACCTTGCTGGATGCCAACCAGCGCGCGGCAGGGCAGGCTTACTACCGCGTCGGCGGCCTGGAGATCAGCCAGGACAATCAGCGTATGGCGATCGCCGAGGATTTCCAGGGGCGCAGGCAGTACCGTATTTCGTTGCGTAATGTCGACAGCGAGCAATGGGCACCGGAAGTGATTGAAAATACCTCTGGCGACATGGTGTGGGCCAACGATGGCAAGACGCTGTTTTATATTCGCAACCATCCGCAAACCCTGTTGCCGTATCAGGTTTATCGCCATCAGTTCGGCACGCCGGTCGCGGACGATAAACTGGTGTATCAGGAAAATGACGCGGCGTTTTATCTGAGCCTGGCCCATTCCTCCTCCCGCGACTACGTCATTATTACCGTCAGCGGCAACACTACCTCTGAGGCGCGGCTGATCGATGCCAACCAACCGCTGAAAGCGCCGGTGCTGTTTGCCGCTCGCAAGAACGGCCATGAATATTACCTCGACCATTATCGCGGCGAGTTCTATTTGCGCTCCAATCACCAAAGCCCGCATTTTGGTCTGTATCACACCGCAGCGCTGGATAAACCGTGGCAGACGTTGATTGCGCCGCAGGAAAAACGCGAGGTCGAAGGCTTCACCCTGTTCCGCGACTGGCTGGTGGTCAAAGAGCGCGGCGACGGCCTGGTGCAGCTACGGCAAATCAGTTGGGACGGCAAAACCCAGCGCAGCATTCCGTTCGATGACGCCAGCTACATGGCCTGGCTGGGCTATAACCCCGATCCGGACAATCAACACCTGCGCTACGGCTATTCGGCGATGACCACGCCGACCAGCACCTACGAATGGGATCTTGATAAAGGCACTCGTACCCTGTTGAAACAGCAGGAAGTTAAAGGGGTTGATCCCAGCCAGTACCACAGTGAACGGGTATGGATCAGCGCGCGTGACGGTGTGAAGGTGCCAGTCTCGCTGGTCTACAACCGTGCGATGTTCAAACCGGGACACAGTCCGCTGCTGGTGTACGGCTATGGTGCTTACGGCATGAGTATGGATCCGGCCTTCAGCGCCAACCGCATCAGTTTACTGGATCGCGGTTTTGTTTATGCGCTGATCCACGTGCGTGGCGGCGGTGAGCTGGGGCAGAACTGGTATCAACAGGGAAAACTGAGCCATAAACCCAACACCTTCAGTGACTTTATCGATGCCACCCAGGCACTGATAAAACAGGGGTACGGCCAACCGGGGCGTATCTACGCCATGGGCGGCAGCGCCGGGGGGTTGTTGATGGGCGCGGTGATCAATCAGGCGCCGCAGCTGTATAACGCGGTGGTGGCGCAGGTGCCTTTTGTGGATGTTTTGACCACCATGCTTGACGACAGCATTCCACTGACCGTCGGGGAATATGAAGAGTGGGGCAACCCTAATCAACCAGAAGCCTATGCGCTGATGAAGTCTTATAGCCCCTATGACAACGTGCGCAAGCAGGCGTACCCGAACCTGTTGGTGACCAGCGGCCTGTATGATTCGCAGGTGCAATATTGGGAACCGGCAAAATGGGTGGCCAAACTGCGTCGCTTTAAACAGGGGGATTCACTGCTGCTGCTGGCCACCGATATGACGGCCGGGCACGGCGGCAAATCGGGCCGTCTGACGCGGCTGGAAAATAGCGCCCTGGAATACAGCTTTATTTTGGCGGTGGATCAGAAAACGCGCAAATAA